One window of Pseudomonas sp. FP198 genomic DNA carries:
- the pcaG gene encoding protocatechuate 3,4-dioxygenase subunit alpha, whose translation MTLNATTSHTVGPYYHIGLTWLNREDLTDAQTLGQRVAITGQVIDGNGQFVNDAMLEVWQANAAGKYAHPEDDQDKPLDPHFDGFGRVPVDAEGRFRFTTIKPGTVPGLGGTTQAPHLVVLVFARGLVKHLLTRIYFADEPANEADPLLACVPEERRDTIVARPDASGVYQWNVILQGTDAETVFFDY comes from the coding sequence ATGACGCTCAACGCCACTACGTCCCATACCGTCGGGCCTTACTACCACATCGGCCTGACGTGGCTGAATCGCGAAGACCTGACCGACGCCCAGACGCTCGGCCAGCGGGTGGCGATCACCGGGCAAGTGATCGACGGCAACGGCCAGTTCGTCAACGACGCCATGCTGGAAGTCTGGCAAGCCAACGCCGCCGGTAAATACGCTCACCCGGAAGACGATCAGGACAAACCGCTGGACCCGCATTTCGACGGTTTCGGCCGGGTGCCGGTGGATGCCGAAGGGCGGTTCCGCTTCACCACCATCAAGCCGGGCACCGTGCCGGGGTTGGGCGGTACGACCCAGGCGCCGCATCTTGTCGTGCTGGTATTCGCTCGCGGGTTGGTCAAGCACCTGTTGACGCGCATCTATTTCGCCGACGAACCCGCCAACGAAGCTGATCCACTGCTGGCCTGCGTACCCGAGGAGCGTCGCGACACCATCGTGGCCAGGCCCGATGCATCGGGTGTTTACCAGTGGAACGTGATTCTCCAGGGCACGGATGCCGAGACAGTGTTCTTCGATTACTGA